AAGTAGGAAAGGTAACCTATCAGTATGATGACGATACCAGCAAAGATCTGGTTATCTCCCAGAGTGTGAAAGGCGGAGAGAAAGTGAAGCCAAATACCGCCATTGATCTGGTAGTGAGCAACGGACCAAAGCCGGAGGAAAAGATTTCCGTTCAGAATTTTGTGGGACAATCGGAGTCTGCGTTGAGCCGGTGGGCCACCTCCAACGGGTTGAATATCCGCTGTGAAGGCGAGGAATACAGCAATAATTACGAGTATGGAGCGATCATTTCTCAGAGTCCTTCTTCCGGCAAAGTCTCCAAAGGCAGTACCATCACTTATAAAGTGAGTGCGGGAGTGCAGGCCGCAGGGGGAGGCGGAGAAGAAAATGAAGATACTGAGGGTGAAGAAGAGTAACAGGATTTGCCTATGCAGGGAAAGATCATAAAAGGAATTGCCGGATTCTACTACGTTGACGTAGTAGAATCCGGTGTTTATGAATGTAAAGCCAAGGGCATCTTCCGCAAGGAGAAGATCAAGCCTCTGGTGGGAGACAATGTAGAGATCGAGGTGCTGGATGAGGCGGAGAAGACCGGGAACATCATGGAGATCCTGCCCCGGAAGAATGAGCTGATCCGTCCGGCGTCCGCCAATGTGGACCAGGCGCTGGTGGTATTCGCAGTGACAAAGCCGGCGCCCCATTTCTATCTTCTGGACCGGTTCCTGGTGATGATGGAGATCCAGGAGATCCCGGTGATCCTCTGTTTCAACAAAGAAGATATCGGGGAAGAGAAAGAGATTGGAAAACTGCGGGAGATCTATGAAGGGTGCGGGTATCCCTGCCTCTTTATCAGCGCCCGTAAGGAGAGGAATATCGACGAGGTGAGAAAGCTGCTTCAGGGGAAGACCACAGTGATCGCCGGGCCCTCCGGGGTCGGAAAGTCTTCTCTTATCAACCGGCTGCAGCCGGAGGCCAATATGGAGACCGGGGCAGTGAGCCGTAAGATCCAGCGGGGAAGACATACCACCCGGCATGCGGAACTTTTCCCCATCGACGGGGAGTCCTATATCATGGACACGCCGGGGTTCAGTTCCCTGTATCTGCCGGAGATCGAGAAAGAAGAGCTAAAGTATTATTTTCCCGAGTTTGCCCCCTATGAGGGGAAATGCCGGTTCCAGGGATGCGATCACATCCATGAGCCGGACTGCGCGGTGAAAGCGGCGGCGGAGGAAGGGAAGATCCACCCGGTCCGCTACGGGGATTATCAGGACATGTATCAGGAACTAAAGGATAGAAGGAGGTACTAAAGCGTATGGACTATATCTTATCTCCGTCGATCCTGTCGGCGGATTTCAAGGCGCTGGGCGGACAGATGAAGGCGACAGAGGAAAACGGAGCCCGCTATCTGCATTTTGACGTGATGGATGGTATGTTTGTCCCCAGCATTTCCTTTGGGATGCCGGTGCTGAAATCCATCCATGACGCCACCGGACAGGTGATGGACGCCCATCTTATGGTGCAGGAGCCTATCCGGTATGTGGAGGCGTTCAAAGAAGCAGGAGCCCATATCGTGACCGTTCATCTGGAGGCCTGCGAGGATGTAGGGGCGACTCTTGGGAAGATCCACGACTGCGGGATGAAGGCAGGACTTTCCATCTGTCCGGAGACGCCGGTGTCCGCGGTGGAACCCTTTTTGCCGCAGATCGAGATGCTTCTGATCATGAGCGTCCATCCGGGATTTGGCGGGCAGAAATTCATCCCGGAATCCCTGGATAAGATCCGGGAGGCAAGGAAAAGGATCCAGGAGGGCGGTTACAATATCGATATCCAGGTGGACGGAGGGATCTATCTTACCAACGTCCGGGAGGTGCTGGATGCAGGGGCCAATATCATCGTGGCCGGTTCCGCGGTGTTCAAAGGAGATCCGGGAGAAAACACAAAGGCATTTATGGAGATATTAAGAAGTTATGAGTAAGAGAATCGTGATCGTAAGCGGCGGGAAATTAGAGGAAGAATTCGTCCTCGCCCTGCTTACAAAAGAAGAAAACCAGAATATCATCGGAGTGGATAAGGGAATGGAGTTCCTCTACCGCCACCAGATCATGCCCAGCTACATTGTGGGAGATTTTGACAGTGTAAGCCGGGAGATCGGAGATTATTACCGCAATGAGACGGATGTGCCCATAAGGGAGTATAACCCGGTCAAAGACGCCTCGGATACGGAGATCGCCATCAGGCTTGCCATGACCCTGGGAGGCCGGGAACTTCTGATCCTGGGAGCCACCGGCGGGAGGATCGATCACCTGTGGGCCAACGTCCAGTCCCTGATGATCCCCTTCAAGGCCGGAGTTGACGCCAGGATCCTGGACGAGCAGAACCGGATCCGTCTGATCCACGGCGATGTGACGCTGAAGAGATCCGAGGCCTACGGCCCTTATTTCTCCGTGTTCCCGCTGGGGGAAGTGATCTATGGATTCCATATCTCCGGGGCGAAGTATCCGCTGGAGGATCACGTCCTGACGCCCTATGACAGTCTGTGCGTCAGCAACCAGTTCGAGGAGGAGGAAGTGACCATCTCAGCCCCCGGCGGGACGGTGATCCTGATGGAGACAAGAGATAAGGAAGCTGAGTCGATTTAGATATGGAACAGGAAAAGCAGCCCGTCATGTGAGGTGGGTTGCTTTTTTGATAGAAAACAAGTATGTCAAGTAAAGAGTTATGGCAGGGATGGAATCTTTCATGGGTTAGAGAAATGCAAAAATGTATTGCGTAATGCAATACATTTTGATAAAATAAAAGGACAAAGAAAGGTGGTGCTGATATGGCAATTAAAAATGCGAATGTAACTGCGCGCGTAGAACAGGATGTGAAAGATCAGGCAGAAACAATTCTTAATAGTTTGGGTGTTTCGGTCTCCTCCTTTATCAACATGGCTTATCGTCAGGTTATTTTGCATAGAGGGATTCCATTTTCTATTACAATTCCGTCAGAGCCAAAGACACTGGAAGCCCTTACAAAGAATGAATTTGATAAAATTATGGAAACAGGACTTCGCCAGGCCAAATCAGGAGAAAGCCTGTCTGTTGATGACGCATTTAACAGTATTATGGAGAAACTTGGATGAAAAAATATCAGGTAAAGATAACACCGCAGGCAAACGGTCAGATTTTGGAGTATGCTTTGTACATTCAAAATGAATTGTGTAATCCACAGGCTGCGCAAAAATTTTTGGAAGATATGCGTAATGCGATTAATAATTTGGATCAGTCGCCCAGCAGACATTCTCTTACGGAAGAGGAACCTTGGCATGGCGAAGAGATAAGGAGGGCAGTTGTCAGAGGATATCTGGTATATTTCTGGGTTGATGAAGAAAGGGATACTGTTCATGTAATTGCTGTGATTTATGAAAAGCGTGATCAGGCTGAACAGTTATCGAAAATTGATATGAAGGATTGATCAGTAGTTGTTGATCAAGCTATTGAGGGTTCGCAGGCACTGTGATATAATTCAACTGTTGTAGTGAAGAGAAAAAACAAAGGAGAAGTAAAGATATATGAAATTAGGAATCGTAGGCCTTCCCAACGTGGGGAAGAGTACATTGTTTAATTCACTGACCAAGGCCGGAGCAGAGTCCGCCAATTATCCCTTCTGCACCATCGACCCCAATGTGGGCGTGGTGACTGTGCCGGACGAGAGGCTCAACGTGCTGGGAGAGATGTACCACACCAAGAAGATCATCCCGGCAGCTATTGAATTCGTGGACATCGCGGGCCTGGTGAAGGGCGCTTCCAAGGGGGAGGGCCTGGGGAACCAGTTCCTGGCCAACATCCGGGAGGTGGACGCCATCGTTCATGTGGTGCGCTGCTTCGAGGACAGCAATATCGTCCATGTGGACGGGAGCATCAACCCGCTGCGGGATATTGAGACCATCAATCTGGAGCTGATCTTCTCGGATCTGGAGATCCTGGAGCGGCGGATCGCCAAGACTACCAAGGTGGCCAGAAATGATAAAACGGCGGCCAAGGAGCTGGCCCTTCTGGAGCGGATCAAAGCCCATCTGGAAGACGGCAAACCAGCCAAGACCTTTGACGATATCCAGGAGGAGGAAGAGGAAGAGTGGCTGAAAAGCTACAACCTTCTGACTTATAAACCGGTGATCTACGCTGCCAACGTGGCGGAGGACGACCTGGCGGACGACGGCGCGGCCAATGCCGGCGTACAGGCAGTCCGGGAATTTGCGGCCGGGGAGAACAGTGAAGTGTTTGTAGTCTGCGCCCAGATTGAGCAGGAGATCGCGGAGCTTGACGATGATGAGAAGAAAATGTTCCTGGAGGATCTGGGATTAAAAGAATCCGGCCTGGAGAAGCTTATCAAGGCCAGCTACCATATCCTGGGACTGATCAGTTATCTGACGGCAGGAGAGCCGGAAGTGCGGGCGTGGACCATCACCAGAGGAACCAAGGCGCCCCAGGCAGCAGGTAAGATCCATACCGACTTCGAGCGGGGCTTTATCCGGGCGGAGGTAGTCTCCTACGACGACCTGATCGCCTGCGGAAGCCATAACGCAGCCAAAGAAAAAGGCCTGATCCGCCTGGAAGGCAAAGATTACGTCGTCCAGGACGGAGACATCATGTTGTTCAGGTTTAATGTGTAGCAACAGTTCAGTCAGGGACAGGTTCGGGAGGGAATCCATGCTTGCATGAGATTCCGACCGGGCCTGGACATGACTGAACTGTTGTAGCAACATATAGTGCGGCCGCACAAGCCGCACTTTTTCTTACAGAAGAGAAAGGAAACACTATGCACACATCCATCGACTTCCCCAACCTGGGGATCCATCTGTCCTCTGTGCGGGACCACATTACCTTATTTGGCTTCGACATTGCCTTCTACGGGCTGCTCATCGCCCTTGCCATCCTGGTAGGTGTCTTTATCACCGTCCGGGAGGCGGAACGCACCGGCCAGGATCCGGAGGATTACTATGACCTGGCTATCTTCGTAGTGATCTTCGGGGTGATCGGCGCCCGGCTTTATTATGTGATCTTCGACTGGGACATTTACCGGGAGGATCTGAAGAGTATCTTCAACCTGCGGGAAGGGGGGCTTGCCATCTACGGAGGGATCCTGGCGGCGGCTCTTACGGTGCTGGTGTTTGCCCGGGTCAAAGGGCTCTCGGCAGGCCGGCTTGCGGATACGGCGGTTCTGGGGCTTGCGGCAGGACAGGCCATCGGGCGCTGGGGCAATTTCTTCAACCGGGAAGCCTTCGGGGAATATACGGACGGGCTTTTTGCCATGCGGCTTCCGGTGGACACAGTGAGGGGGCAGGATATCTCGGTCCTTATGCGGGAGCATATTGAGGCGGTGGACGGAGTCAACTATATCCAGGTGCAGCCGGCATTTCTCTATGAGTCCCTGTGGTGCCTTCTTCTGCTTCTGATCCTGGTCTTATACCGGAAGCACAAGAAGGTTGAGGGAGAAGTGTTCCTTCTGTATCTTCTGGGATATGGGATCGGAAGATTCTGGATCGAGGGGATCCGCACAGATCGGCTTCTGATCCCGGGAACGTCTCTTGCCGTGTCCCGGGCGATGGCTGTGGTGACGGCTGCGGCGGCCCTGGTGCTGATCCTGCATAGGAGAAGAAAGAAAAAAAGGACATTATAGATAAGATGAATAAGTGACCTCTTTTATTAAAATAATGAATTTGCCGGCAATATTTTCCAGACCTATAATGGGGTTGAAGTAAAAAAACACAGGAGGAAAATATTATGAAAAAGAGGTTACTGAGCGCCCTTCTTGT
This window of the Massilistercora timonensis genome carries:
- the rsgA gene encoding ribosome small subunit-dependent GTPase A, with translation MQGKIIKGIAGFYYVDVVESGVYECKAKGIFRKEKIKPLVGDNVEIEVLDEAEKTGNIMEILPRKNELIRPASANVDQALVVFAVTKPAPHFYLLDRFLVMMEIQEIPVILCFNKEDIGEEKEIGKLREIYEGCGYPCLFISARKERNIDEVRKLLQGKTTVIAGPSGVGKSSLINRLQPEANMETGAVSRKIQRGRHTTRHAELFPIDGESYIMDTPGFSSLYLPEIEKEELKYYFPEFAPYEGKCRFQGCDHIHEPDCAVKAAAEEGKIHPVRYGDYQDMYQELKDRRRY
- the rpe gene encoding ribulose-phosphate 3-epimerase, coding for MDYILSPSILSADFKALGGQMKATEENGARYLHFDVMDGMFVPSISFGMPVLKSIHDATGQVMDAHLMVQEPIRYVEAFKEAGAHIVTVHLEACEDVGATLGKIHDCGMKAGLSICPETPVSAVEPFLPQIEMLLIMSVHPGFGGQKFIPESLDKIREARKRIQEGGYNIDIQVDGGIYLTNVREVLDAGANIIVAGSAVFKGDPGENTKAFMEILRSYE
- a CDS encoding thiamine diphosphokinase; translation: MSKRIVIVSGGKLEEEFVLALLTKEENQNIIGVDKGMEFLYRHQIMPSYIVGDFDSVSREIGDYYRNETDVPIREYNPVKDASDTEIAIRLAMTLGGRELLILGATGGRIDHLWANVQSLMIPFKAGVDARILDEQNRIRLIHGDVTLKRSEAYGPYFSVFPLGEVIYGFHISGAKYPLEDHVLTPYDSLCVSNQFEEEEVTISAPGGTVILMETRDKEAESI
- a CDS encoding type II toxin-antitoxin system RelB/DinJ family antitoxin — protein: MAIKNANVTARVEQDVKDQAETILNSLGVSVSSFINMAYRQVILHRGIPFSITIPSEPKTLEALTKNEFDKIMETGLRQAKSGESLSVDDAFNSIMEKLG
- a CDS encoding type II toxin-antitoxin system RelE/ParE family toxin, producing the protein MKKYQVKITPQANGQILEYALYIQNELCNPQAAQKFLEDMRNAINNLDQSPSRHSLTEEEPWHGEEIRRAVVRGYLVYFWVDEERDTVHVIAVIYEKRDQAEQLSKIDMKD
- the ychF gene encoding redox-regulated ATPase YchF — protein: MKLGIVGLPNVGKSTLFNSLTKAGAESANYPFCTIDPNVGVVTVPDERLNVLGEMYHTKKIIPAAIEFVDIAGLVKGASKGEGLGNQFLANIREVDAIVHVVRCFEDSNIVHVDGSINPLRDIETINLELIFSDLEILERRIAKTTKVARNDKTAAKELALLERIKAHLEDGKPAKTFDDIQEEEEEEWLKSYNLLTYKPVIYAANVAEDDLADDGAANAGVQAVREFAAGENSEVFVVCAQIEQEIAELDDDEKKMFLEDLGLKESGLEKLIKASYHILGLISYLTAGEPEVRAWTITRGTKAPQAAGKIHTDFERGFIRAEVVSYDDLIACGSHNAAKEKGLIRLEGKDYVVQDGDIMLFRFNV
- the lgt gene encoding prolipoprotein diacylglyceryl transferase, coding for MHTSIDFPNLGIHLSSVRDHITLFGFDIAFYGLLIALAILVGVFITVREAERTGQDPEDYYDLAIFVVIFGVIGARLYYVIFDWDIYREDLKSIFNLREGGLAIYGGILAAALTVLVFARVKGLSAGRLADTAVLGLAAGQAIGRWGNFFNREAFGEYTDGLFAMRLPVDTVRGQDISVLMREHIEAVDGVNYIQVQPAFLYESLWCLLLLLILVLYRKHKKVEGEVFLLYLLGYGIGRFWIEGIRTDRLLIPGTSLAVSRAMAVVTAAAALVLILHRRRKKKRTL